In the genome of Tachyglossus aculeatus isolate mTacAcu1 unplaced genomic scaffold, mTacAcu1.pri scaffold_100_arrow_ctg1, whole genome shotgun sequence, one region contains:
- the LOC119922202 gene encoding olfactory receptor 14J1-like — MTGGALWTMAAASWISGGLSGLMHTAATFSGLFCGSNAIRQFFCDIPQLLKLSGSTAVLTEVWVTNFTVNLSVVCLAAMAASYIHIFRAVLRMQSAEGRAKAFSTCLPHLAVVIFFISTSGFAYLKPPSDSLSTLDLLVSMFYSVVPPTLNPLIYSLRNRDVKTAIWKTLSGRSSDQNHFSF; from the coding sequence atgaccGGAGGGGCCCTCTGGACGATGGCGGCAGCCTCCTGGATCAGCGGAGGCCTCTCCGGCCTCATGCACACGGCCGCCACCTTCTCCGGGCTCTTCTGCGGGTCGAACGCGATccgccagttcttctgcgacatcccccaGCTTCTGAAGCTCTCGGGCTCCACTGCGGTCCTTACAGAGGTTTGGGTCACGAACTTCACAGTTAACCTCTCCGTGGTGTGTTTAGCTGCCATGGCGGCTTCGTACAtccacatcttccgggccgtgctgaggatgcaatccgctgagggccgggccaaagccttctccacctgtctgccccacctcgccgtcgtgaTTTTTTTTATATCGACTTCAGGATTCGCCTATCtgaagcctccctcagactccctCTCAACGCTGGACCTTCTGGTATCCATGTTCTACTCCGTGGTGCCTCcgactctgaaccccctcatctacagcctgaggaacagggacgtgaagaccGCCATCTGGAAGACTCTGAGCGGGAGATCATCTGaccagaatcatttttctttttag
- the LOC119922203 gene encoding zinc finger protein 239-like, whose translation MRAPREASPAQAVDGPPSPAGGAPCPECGRPSGAPAEAGGWGPFPACGPRRPNPCPDCGKAFTRPTYLSQLRATHRGEHPFCCAQYEKTFRHVPHLAQHRATHTEARPFSCQDCCQAFCQHADLAAHQLMHTGERPYPCPDCGKVFATSSSLFKHERTHTGEWPFPCPDCSRAFSVKSNLVQHQRTHKGERPYKCPACEQTFTDRSTLTRHRRIHSSEWPYACPDCAKAFRCSSSLIQHRRSHSGEKPYACPDCTKAFCSSLHLVKHQCIHTGERPYACPDCGRAFRCSTMFIQHQKMHTGEKPYCYAQCPKAFTCSSGLIKHRRVHSGEKPFRCRLWGKALATCPAPVKHQKTHAPDPVN comes from the coding sequence ATGAGAGCCCCCCGCGAGGCCTCCCCGGCCCAGGCAGTGGACGGCCCGCCATCACCCGCGGGCGGCGCACCCTGCCCCGAGTGCGGTCGTCCGTCTGGAGCCCCCGCGGAGGCAGGTGGCTGGGGCCCGTTCCCGGCCTGCGGGCCCCGTCGCCCCAACCCGTGCCCCGACTGCGGCAAGGCCTTCACGCGGCCCACTTACCTGTCCCAGCTCCGGGCCACCCACCGGGGCGAGCACCCCTTCTGCTGTGCCCAGTACGAGAAGACCTTCCGCCACGTCCCCCACCTGGCCCAGCACCGCGCCACGCACACGGAGGCCCGCCCCTTCTCCTGCCAGGACTGCTGCCAGGCCTTCTGCCAGCACGCCGACCTGGCGGCCCACCAGTTGATGCACACGGGAGAGCGGCCCTACCCATGCCCGGACTGTGGCAAGGTGTTCGCCACCTCATCCAGCCTGTTCAAGCACGAGCGGACCCACACGGGAGAGTGGCCCTTCCCCTGCCCGGATTGCAGCCGGGCCTTCAGTGTCAAGTCCAACCTGGTGCAGCATCAGCGCACCCACAAGGGCGAACGGCCCTACAAGTGCCCGGCCTGCGAGCAGACCTTCACCGACCGCTCCACGCTGACCCGCCACCGCCGCATCCACAGCAGCGAGTGGCCCTATGCCTGCCCCGACTGCGCCAAGGCATTCAGATGCAGCTCCAGCCTCATCCAGCACCGCCGCAGCCACAGCGGCGAGAAGCCGTACGCCTGCCCCGACTGTACCAAGGCCTTCTGCTCCAGCTTGCACCTGGTTAAGCACCAGTGCATCCACACTGGCGAGCGGCCCTACGCCTGCCCCGACTGTGGACGCGCTTTCCGCTGTAGCACCATGTTCATCCAGCACCAGAAGATGCACACGGGCGAGAAGCCGTACTGCTACGCCCAGTGCCCCAAGGCCTTCACCTGCAGCTCCGGCCTCATCAAGCACCGCCGCGTCCACAGCGGGGAGAAGCCCTTCCGCTGCCGTCTCTGGGGCAAGGCCTTGGCCACATGCCCGGCCCCCGTCAAGCATCAGAAGACTCACGCCCCCGACCCCGTCAACTAG